DNA sequence from the Malus domestica chromosome 11, GDT2T_hap1 genome:
AAGGTGTGGAAATTGGAAGGAAACACCGAACCTAGGAGCTGTGTCCGAGTCAATGAGCTGAGTCAAGTAACATGTCTCGGAGAAGAGGCCGCTGCCTGCAACTACCGGTCGTCTCTGTCTTCCTCCAGCAAGCAAACTGCTGCTGGGTTCCCCTTGACAGCTAAGTCAGTCGGTGAAAGCATCCACCGGCACTCATCCATTTCAGCAATAAATTCAAACACTACTTGCACGCATCATATACACACAGGAAGaatatgtgagagagagagagagagagagagagagttcagcAGCTCAGCTGAGAAGAAAGTTGAGCAGCAGTAGCACCTTTCAAGATGCCAAGATGAAGAACTCGGGatacaaattttgaaatgaaaaataaaggCACACCTAACTAATTTgctcaaatttatttaattcaaataTAATGGTTCTTTCCCCATAAAATTGAGTCATTTATTTCAAATGTTTATACTTCAAGGTAAAAATAACTCCAACTTCAAGCTAAAACAGTTCCTTCCATCACCATAACAGCTTTTCCTCGCAGCAGTGCCCTTTGATTTTGCTCATCTAGATGAACGTTTATTGCTCCCCCTCGAGGTGATGCCTGAAAGTAAACATCAACGTATGAGGGGATTGAGATTTATAAtaccacagagagagagagcgagagagagagagagagagtgcctGATAAGCAAAAACATCAGACTTTCCAAGTTTTTTGCACCAGTATGATGCAAGGGCACAATGTGCGCTCCCAGTAACGGGATCCTGACACAACAGTTAGCAGTATTCAGACTTATGTAACAAATGGTTTAAATCCATGTTAGCAGGTTATGTCAGATATATTCCAATACTTTAGCTTAGAATAATGAAACTGACAAAGATCGTGTGGAAAAGAAAGACACAGGAAAAGGCCAATCAGGTTATCCAAATGTTTTAAATCCACTTtagcagaagaaaaaaaaaatagaaaaagggaaaggcTTATTGATGCAGATACATAATCTCCTCATCTAACATAGCAACACAGTTGGCACCAGGTATCAGGCACTTGAGAGAAACTTGCTGAGAGAACAATGCAAGCTGCTTACCTCATCAATCCCATGTTTGGGACAAAAGTATCTACTGTAAAAATCATATCCTGATTCCGGAGGAGCAATCCCCGTAATGATCACTCCGCTAGACCCTGGACATTGTCGAATTGCATCAAACTGCGGCTGTAAATCTGTGACAGCTTTTGCTGATGGAAGCACAACCTTGAAAAATGAAACCAGTATCACTTTAGAGTGCATGCTAGACTGCACAGGCaatccaataaaataaaaagtttttccgCTGTTTTTTATGTTTCTATCAATCAAAAGCATAATAGGGAATTGAAAAGGTAGGTTTCTGGAAGGATTGTAGAACTTACAAGTAAATCATCTGTGACAGTTGTCCTCCTTATTTCAACCATAGAAGCACCATCTAAGGCCTTAGAGATTACCGAAACATCACCAGAGTTGAATTCATTAGACGGGTCGGCAGGAAAATTCAGTTCAACAAAATAGGACTCTTGTGCTTCCCCATTGTGAGTATTCAAACCGTTGGCTGTCTTAGCATCTGGAACCTTTTTAGCTTTTAGGATTCCCGATAATGTGGCAAACTCAACAATGTCGGACTTTACCAAACCAGAGTTAAAGAGAGTGTATGCAGCTGCTAATGTTGCATGACCACAAAGCTCAACCTCCACAAAAGGCAATCAAATTTTCAAGATCAATTGAGAAAGCATATGCTACTTCATACACTGGTGACAAAATCAAGACGTTGGCAATACCAATTCAGTCGAGTGCCACataatcacatcaaaatttagAGAAACCTGAGTGAGGGCTCGTTTGGAGATGCTTTTCTAGAAAGTACTTATGCTCATAAGCATTATTATTAGAAGCAcgtccaacttttttttttaaataaaacctcTTCCAAGTGTTTTTTGTTCAACCCATAGGCAATTTCAACTTTTTCCATCAAACGTTGTTAGAAAGCGTCTTTAGGAACCAGTTTTAAATAAATCCATATGCCAAAAAGGAACCATTTTTACTTGGGGTTTCTCCATTTTAATCCTTGATAAAGattgaaattcaattaaaaccttatgttagattatatattcattatagtCCTTTGACTAAATTTTCATGTCagcataaatattaaaatttatattttcttgtttttaaatatttaatgcaTTTTTTTGGTTCCTATAATGCTCCtattaaatatttgattttaatttgctCTATATTTTTTGGCATTGATTATTGTCTGACTTTCTAAAATGATAAACATAATTCAAAAAATATTAGTGATACGTTACAAGAATTAACAAATACCTAATTCAAATTATTCATTATCACCATTCAAAGCATAGAGGAAATATAAATAGCCAaatcatatattttacataatcgAATGCACTTAAACCATGTCCTAATGTACTTAAATCATATAACCTAGTCGAATGCACATAAATCATAGTACCAAGTCAAATGCACATAAACCATGGTACTTATATGAATGCACCTAAACCATggtacctatatgaatgcacctaaatcatggtacctatatgaatgcacctaaatcatagtacctatatgaatgcacctTAATCATTTAGGTACTATCAATTAGGTCTTATCCATTCAGTATAGTCGGTTAGGTACTATATAGTGTATGTCCGATTAATTTGGTACGGTCaattaagttgtgatttcacattctattttctcaatttgtattttttttttttcatttatctcTGGATTCACTGTCAATTTGGCATCTAAAAgccccttttttcttctttcttccgaATACAACGAGATTTTTGGTCTGTAAGTTTTATGGctttttttgtttgatcatgGTTTCTAAGTTTTCTGGGTTCTTTGATAGGAATAACACATGGAGATTTATGTTATAACAAACATGTTAATTATGGATCTAGTTAATTAAGCAttcttgaaaaattaattatataattGTTTCTTTAATTGGTTTTAAGAGAGTAATAAGGGTAAATAGGGAAACTAAAAAtgcaataaatttattaaaaaatgattaaatgtgACATGGAACACTATAATCTGACATGAAggactatttttagtttttaatcttaCATACGGTATTATTGAAAAAGCAATCTTATttagggattaaaatgaagttttctatttttactTTCTAATAAATCAAACTTTGgggtaaatttaaaatttcaacctTGTTAGCGTGTGCATTTAAAAGTTAAACACTTGAAACCAAGGAAACTCTAAAGATCAACAATTTTGAACTTTCTGCTTCATACATTGGTTAAGATTAAGATTTAAGAATTTCTAAATATCtaatttaaagaaaattgaGTTAAAAGCCCGTTTGAAATGCTTATCTAGAAAACACTTCCACTCATAAACCTTTTTGCTCAAAGCGCAATTAGTAGAAGCAcgtccaaattttaataaaatccAAGTGCTTTTAcaacccaaaagcacttttccaACTGCTTTAACTACCCAGTTACACTTTCAAATAAACTCGTATGCTAAAAGCCTAAAGAGAACAAATTTAAAGTTCCTGGCTGTTTTCGATACACTCAAATCTTTTGGTGGATTCCATATCGACCCAGATAAAAGTTGAACACTTGGAAACCAAGGAACGTGTAAAGAtattgtttgggttaaaacttgaactttgggcttaaAAGGGAGTTAGCCCAAAAGGAGGTCTAGAAGAAAGGAAGCCCGAGGCTCAGCCAAAGCCCATAAGACGGAAAAGGCCTTTTTCCCGACTAAGTGCAGATCACTCAAGTCACCTGCTCACCTACCTAAaggtcaagtggtgtagactagccagctactcagcccaaaagtactttacaatggcaggacaagtaaaaagttgatgagtcactacccttcagaGGCATTCAGGCAAGATTAATACTGCAGGCAGCCAAGCCaaatcgtctataaaaggagaaagaaaaatcaaagataaggacactcaatcaaacaaacaaatacacaaactctgctcaagccagatttacatacgaagctgtagtcagcaccaaACCTTCATCCTTTTCGGGATCAACCTTCACCAGaaaagcctttgtaaaagctctgctaccttatTTAAATCTTGTTGTAATATCGATTCTCTCTTATAAACTCATCTCCCAATCTCCCCTTCTAGGCCTCAAAccctttgtaaatcacaaagagaggaagttgcaaaatgatcagccttgcccgaactCCTTTGTTTtagtcttttcattcataaatctagtaatataatgtatatttccatctgcatccaagttatttctagccagtttatgattaaaagacttctaagttctaaccatTCGGGCAGACAAGATTGAtcaattaaaagtccttggtctcaaggcataaaaaaaactttatgtggacttaacccatccacgacagtccttgataacaagaagtccgaagttacttagggcgcaagtaattagcctattttcttaGTTTTACTTCTGTTATATCATGATTACCACAGAACGCTTGAGAATAGAATTAATTCTGATGGGAAACcccaaggcctatacctaaggcctgACAAAGGCACCTATCTGAGTTCATTCTGCTCTGCAGGCTCGAGCGATTAAATTATAACGGTTGTGATACTTCCGCAACAATGAAACAACCAAtatatgttcgagtacttgGTTAGTTCTAGTTagaagccttaaggcctacacctaaggtccCACAAAAGCACCTATCAGAATTAACTTGGTCTTTCGGGCATATATAATCAAACAACtgaacatctgttttacatctgttatgctaaagatggcagtggcacacctgaacacttaaagttaattttgattacGAGCCTCAAGggctacacctaaggccctacaaaggcacctttcagaattAATTATGTCCTTCTCTTACAGCCCACCCGCCAATAAGTAAAAGCCCGACAAACAATATCAACCTGCGCCAACCTCACGAAGCTGTGTGCTCATTAGGCAGAAAACGTCCCCACTGGATATTCCTCCAGACGAACAGATATGATATGAATGGAAAGCGTTGAATTGAAGGGAGGTGAGCTCATACCTCATTGGAAGGAGTGAACCATCTGACACCGAACCGAGGGGTTGAGTCAGACTCAGTGAGCCGAGTCAAGTAACATGTCTCGGAGAGGTTGAACTCGGCGGCCACGGCTTGTAACCACTGGTCGTCTCTTTCTTCCTCCAGCAAGCAAACCGCTGCTGGGTTCCCTTTGAAAGCCGAGTCTGTGAACGCGTCCACCTGCAACCAGCAAATTCAAACATTCAATTCATACacacagaagagagagagagagagggggagagagagagagagtaccacaGAGTatttcacagctttcttcgccatGGAATTGGAATGGAAAATCGAAATGATTGTGGAGCAAAGACCTGGAAagtagctctctctctctctctctctctctctctctctctctctctctctatatatatatatatatatatatatatatatatatatatattactctTCGCGGGTGGGTAAAGAGTTTCAATACAAAAGCGCTTTTGGTAAAAGCAAATCACAAAGCACGTTTAAGTAGAAATGCTAAAGCATTTTCAAACC
Encoded proteins:
- the LOC139189127 gene encoding uncharacterized protein isoform X1; protein product: MAKKAVKYSVVDAFTDSAFKGNPAAVCLLEEERDDQWLQAVAAEFNLSETCYLTRLTESDSTPRFGVRWFTPSNEVELCGHATLAAAYTLFNSGLVKSDIVEFATLSGILKAKKVPDAKTANGLNTHNGEAQESYFVELNFPADPSNEFNSGDVSVISKALDGASMVEIRRTTVTDDLLVVLPSAKAVTDLQPQFDAIRQCPGSSGVIITGIAPPESGYDFYSRYFCPKHGIDEDPVTGSAHCALASYWCKKLGKSDVFAYQASPRGGAINVHLDEQNQRALLRGKAVMVMEGTVLA
- the LOC139189127 gene encoding uncharacterized protein isoform X2 is translated as MAKKAVKYSVVDAFTDSAFKGNPAAVCLLEEERDDQWLQAVAAEFNLSETCYLTRLTESDSTPRFGVRWFTPSNEVELCGHATLAAAYTLFNSGLVKSDIVEFATLSGILKAKKVPDAKTANGLNTHNGEAQESYFVELNFPADPSNEFNSGDVSVISKALDGASMVEIRRTTVTDDLLVVLPSAKAVTDLQPQFDAIRQCPGSSGVIITGIAPPESGYDFYSRYFCPKHGIDEASPRGGAINVHLDEQNQRALLRGKAVMVMEGTVLA